A stretch of DNA from Maridesulfovibrio sp.:
GTTTCAAAAAGAAACTGTCCGTCTCCGGTGGTTCCGGGGCGGACCCACTCCATGCTGATAAGCTCCAGCACGGCGGTCTCCTCCAGCCCGGTCATTTCCACCACCTGCTCTATGACCAGCCGTTTGGAACTGCTGGGAGGCTGTGCTTCGGATCTCTTCTTAATTTCCATGTCGGGCCTCCCTTAGAACGGCCTGGGGTTGAAGTCGGACTTTGCGGCCATTTCCTGCCAGAGTCTGGTCATTTCCTCGGAATCGCCCTTGGGAACCTGTATCATGATGCGCACGAACTGGTCTCCCTTTCTGGCTCCGGAACCCATGCCGCGTCCTTTTACACGCAGTTTCTTTCCGCTCCCGATTCCTGCGGGAATGTTCATCTCGATCATTCCTTCCAGGGTGGGCAGTTTTACTCTGGTGCCCAGAGCGGCTTCCCACGGGGTCAGGTCCAGATCAAGGATGACGTTGTTGTCTTCCACCTTGAAATACTGGTGCGGTGCCAGCCGGATCTTCAGGTACAGGTCGCCGCGCGGCCCGTCATTGGGGCCCGGTGAGCCCTGTCCGGCAAGACGGATCTTCTGGCCGTCCTTGATGCCCGCCGGAATGTTCACATCCAGCGTCTTGGACTGGACCATGGGATGCCCGCCGGGACCGGTGGCCCTTTCCTGCACGGTAATGGACTTGGAACCGCCCTTGTAAGCTTCTTCCAGAGTCAGTTGCAGTGTTGTTTCGGAATCAGTTCCCTTGCGGGGACGCTGCTGAAAACCGGCACCGCCGAAACTCTGTCCTCCGAAGCCCTGGCCTCCGAATCCCGATGCTCCGCCGAAGCTTGCTCCGCTGAAACCTCCGCCACCGCCGAATATGGTTTCAAAGAAGTCGCTGAAATCACCTCCGCCAGCACCGCCGAAGCCGCCGAAATGCGCGTTCTCATAGCCCGGAGGCGGACGGAAATTCTGTCCGTGCTCCCAATCCGAACCGAACTGGTCGTACATCTTGCGCTTTTCGGGGTCCTTGAGGACTTCGTAAGCTTCGTTGATTTCCTTGAACTTCTGTTCCGCATCGGCATTGTCCGGATTCAGGTCCGGATGATATTTCCTGGCCAGCTTTTTGAAAGCCTTGGAAATTTCTTCCTTTTCAGCTGTACGGGAAACTCCCAGAAGTTTATAATAATCCTTATATTTCACGCTCATATTAAGAACAACTCCTTAAGTGATTGGACGATCAGTCTTTGTCCGTCACTCTACCAAAATAATTCACGGATGAATCAAGTCAAGCGTAATGATTGAATTTAGATTGCTGCAGCAGGGATTATCCTGCCCGAATCGTCTGAAAAGCAGACAATAATCCTACTGTTTGAAGGGATATGATTCATGAAATATTTTCAGAAATCCTCTGGCAGTTCATAATCCTTCTTGTCCCGGACGTAACAGTAAACGCAGCGATCCTTGCGCACGAACAGCTTGATCATCAGCATACCCGCGATGAAACCACCGGCATGGGCCGCCCAGGCTATTTTTTCGGCAGCCCCAGCAAAGTGGTCCGTAATTCCGGAAACAACCTGTATGGCAAACCACAGCAGCAAAAACAGCCATGCCGGTATCTTGAAAAAAAACGGAATGATCACCACCGGAAAAAGTGTCAGCACCTTGCCGTGCGGGTAAAGCAACAGATAACCGCCCATTATCCCCGCCACTGCTCCAGAGGCCCCGATAACCGGTGCGCTGGCCGCCGGGTCTATCGCCATCTGGGTCGCAATAGCCGCAAGCCCGCAGGCCAGATAAAATATTACAAACCGGACATGCCCCACCGCGTCTTCAATGTTGTCTGCAAATATCCAGAGCATCCACATGTTTAAAATGATGTGCAGCCAGTTGCTGTGCAGAAACATGTAGGTGAAAAGCGGCAGGGTCCCGGCATCCGGATAACCTGCGGCAACCGCCCATTCATGGTTGAAGAACCTTGCCGGGACCACACCCAGCAGGTGAAACAGAACAAGCCGCCCGGACGGAGTAAGCGTCTGCTCAAAAATAAAAATCGCTATATTGATGATCATGATTGCGCGAAGCACGTACGGAGTAGTCAGGCAGGGGACATTGTCGCGGATTGGAATCATGTGGTCGCGTTCTCCGATTTTCCTGTATGAAATTTTGATGCGCTGCGCGCTTTTGACAATCTGATTTCGCCGCTGGCGGCCAAAGGCCCATTAGCCCTTAGGCGAGAAGCTATGCTTCAAGTCTTAGGGATATGGAGAGCAGAGATGTCCGCGACCCTTTGGAATACCTGACGGTTTAGCTGGAATCCTGCAATCCGTCACGCTGCCCGAAATTTCGCGACAATAAGGCAACGCTATCAAAAAAATTGTTGCACTGATAGTAAATCGTTATTTGATAAGACCGGATAGGGGGACTGCTAATCAGTGTCTTGATCTCTAGAGTAACCGGACATCTATCGCCGAAGCCATACCAAGGCTAATAAAAATCCCCGCCGCATATGCGGCGGGGAAATGACGAGATTGAGCTGGTAGGTAAACCGGAAGGACTCACTCCCAAAACACTGAGCCTCAAACCTGAAGCGGGGTTGGACCTTGCGTAGAATTCTCTTATGTAAAATGGACTTTCGCCCTTACTACTAATATGTGTTCATTCTTCCGTCTACGGTCCTGACCATCGCTCCGGGTCACACTTAAATAATAATGACTGCTCACAACATGTCAATGCCCACTCGAAAAAGATCAGCCTTCTTTTTCACTGAACAGCCTGTGCAGCAAGGCCGAAAAATCATCTTCCTTCTGCTCGCGCAGCGCCGCAAGCTCACCAAGCACCCGCATTGTTTCGGACTTAAGCTTATCAAGTCCGGCATCGTTTTCTATTACAGCAGAACAGCAGGCCAGCTTGGATTTTTCATCCCACTGCCAGGAATCGAACACAGCCAGTGTTTCTGCGGGCAGACTGCGCTTTTCACGCAACTCACCGGTGCGCCTGCTCTCAGGGCAATGCACGCCGACCACCACGTCCACCAGTTTCTCGGTGTGCCACCCGCCTTCAAGCAGCAGCGGAACTTCGGCTACGGCCAGCGGACTGGAGACATTTTCGACAAAAAACTCCTCCGCCTCGTGCCGGACGATGGGGTGGATTATATCCATGATCTCGCGGCGGACAGATTCGTCTTCGCACATGGAGCTGAACAGGGCCGGTTTGTCAATGTTCCCAGTTTCCGCGTCAATAAAACGATTACCGAAACGCTGACGGATAAGCTCCCAGCCGGGAGCGTCCTTTTCATATGCCTGAGCTACAGAGACATCCGCGCTGAACACGGGTATGCCCTGCTCCCAAAACTCCCTGAGCACGGCGGATTTTCCGCTGCACGGCATACCGATCAGCCCGACCCGCTGAACGGACCGGTTCAGTTCCTTCAGCAGGGTAACGAAATCATCGGGCGGTGGAAGCAGAAAATCAAGCCGTTCACCGGTTCCGGGATGCGTAAAGGAAAGGCTGTGGGCATGCAGCATCTGCCGCCCGGCGAACTCCGCCAGCTTCGGATTTTCCCGGACCATGAGCGCATGTTCCCTGGCCCCGTAGACCTGATCTCCCAGAAGAGGATGGCCGATATGGGCCATATGAACCCTGATCTGGTGGGTTCGCCCGGTATGTATCCTGACCCGGACCAGACTTGCCCGACCGGCAGGATCGCTCCAGAGAACCGTGTAGCTTGACCGGGCTTCACGCCCGCCCTTCATCAGCACGGACATTCTGGTCTTGTGTACCGGGTGCCGCCCGATGGGCTCGTCTATGTCTCCGAATTCGCGTTCCGGGACTCCGTGCACGATTGCCAGATAGGTCTTTTTCACTTCCCGATCGGCAAAAGCCGCGGACATTGCCAGCCGGTCATGCTCGTTGAGCGCAACGGAGATCAGTCCGGACGTGAACTTGTCCAGTCGGTGTACAATTCCGGGTCGCCACGGGTCCATGTCCACAATCTGCGGGAAATGATGGATCAGCCGATGCACCAGAGTATCCGTGGGACAACTCGGCGCTGGATGAGTGGTCAGCCCGGCAGGCTTGTTCACCACTGCAATGCTGCCGTCGTTGAAAAGTATTTCAAGAGGCTTGTCTTCAGGAATCAGGGTCCCGGATGCGCTCTCCCCTTCAAGAGTAAGCCTTTCCCCCCCGGAAAGCTTCAGGTTGGCCTTGGTGCAGACCTTCCCGTCGACAGTAGCCCCGCCGGACTTTATCCAGTCCTGCACTTTGCCGCGTGAAACGCCATCCTCTTCAAGGGCTGTACCCCAGAATTTATCCAGCCGCACATTACGGTCGAAAGCAGAGGCAGTCCGCTCCCAGGCCTGGGTGGTTTCATCTTCTAAAAGCTCTTCATTTTCCGGAAACGCTTCATTATCACACATGCAGTTTATCCCGTTTTCAAATTCAGTCAGCCGGCGGCTGACAAAGCAGATCAAGCAAAGATTAATCAGTATCTTTTTATATAATAAGGTACAACAGCCGCAGTGCAGTCCACGAAAACTTTCCGTATTCTGCAGGATGCTGTCTGACCGGACAGCAGACCTGTCCGTTTACTTCTGTGATTATCGGCGGTTGCTTATATAAACCATGCCGAAGGCTCGTTAGCCAAACTATATACAAAAATGTTTTGACGGCACGACCAGTGCTGAGTATAAATATAAAGTTTTAGCTTTTTGGACTTATAACAACAATATGGCATACAGGAGGCACCGTGGCGGTTCATGTGGTAGACCATCCTCTGGTAAGACACAAGCTCGGCATTCTCCGTGAAGACGGCATCAGTACCAGCCGCTTTCGCGCACTGGCTCAGGAAATATCAAGACTCCTCACCTACGAGGCCACCAAGGACCTTGTAACGGAAAAGAAAACCATCAAAGGCTGGGCCGGAGATGTTGAAGTAGAGGAGATCAAAGGCAAAAAAATCACCGTGGTTCCCATTCTCCGGGCCGGGCTCGGCATGATGGACGGTGTCCTTGACATGGTTCCCGGAGCCCGTGTGAGCGTTGTAGGATTCTACCGGAACGAGGAAACTCTGCAGCCGGTTGAATATTACGTCAAGCTCGCAAGCAACATCGATGAACGCATCGCGCTCATACTTGATCCGATGCTGGCAACCGGCGGAACACTGATGGCTACAATAGACCTGCTCAAGAAGTCGGGCTGCACAAACATCAAGGGACTTTTCCTTGTGGCAGCTCCCGAGGGCATTGAAAAAATTGTGACCGCTCATCCGGATGTAGACATATATGTCGCGGCAATCGATGAAAAACTCAACGATGTAGGATACATCCTCCCGGGTCTCGGAGACGCGGGAGACAAGATATTCGGCACCAAATAGTTTTTTCCAGGCACCGGAAGGTGCCTTTTTTTTGGCCGTTCACCCCCGTTGCGCCCGGTCATGGAGGCATATGGCCTGTCGCACGGGATAAAAACATTTTATAAATACAGTTAGGGAGATAGTAATGAGTACGAGCAGTACAGACTACAACTTCAGGGCAAGAGATTTTGTTCTGGGCGCACAGATGCTTTTCGTGGCTTTCGGAGCGCTTGTCCTTGTCCCGCTTCTTACCGGTCTGGATACCAACGTTGCGTTGTTCACCGCCGGAGCCGGTACGCTGCTGTTCCAGATTGTAACCAAAGGAAGGGTTCCCGTCTTTCTGGCATCTTCCTTTGCTTTCATCGCCCCCATCATCTACGGAGTGCAGACCTGGGGGATTCCTTCCACCCTCTGCGGGCTGGCCGCTGCCGGTCTGTTCTACGTAATCCTGAGTTTTCTGATCCGTCTGAAAGGGACTGAAATGCTCAGCAGAATTCTTCCCCCTGTCGTCACGGGACCGGTCATCATGGTCATCGGGTTGATACTTGCTCCGGTAGCGGTATTCATGGCCACCGGGAAAACAGGTGACGGCTCGGCCATACTTGTTCCCGAAAAAACAGCATTAATCCTCTCCATGACCTCTCTGGCCGTTACTGTTGCCGCATCCCTGTTCGGCAAGGGCTGGCTGAAACTTATACCTATTTTATGCGGTATCGGGGCCGGATATCTTGTATCCATCTTCCTCGGCCTTGTAAGCTTTGAAGCTGTGGCCGCCGCTCCGTGGATCGCCATGCCCAACTTCACCTTTCCTGAATGGAACCTTCAGGCTGTTCTGTTCATTGTTCCGGTAGCAATTGCTCCGGCCATTGAACACTTCGGGGATATTCTGGCTATCAGCTCTGTCGCCGGGAAAAATTACGTGGAAGATCCGGGGATACAGAACACCATGCTCGGAGACGGTCTGGCCACCTCTCTTGCCGCCTGCCTTGGCGGACCGCCGAACACAACCTACTCTGAAGTAACCGGCGCTGTAGCACTGGTAAAGGCATTCAACCCCGCAATCATGACCTGGGCCTCGATAGTGGCCATAGTGCTCGCATTCTGCGGCAAGGTCGGAGCCTTTCTGGCAACCATCCCCGTACCGGTCATGGGCGGCATCATGGTCCTTCTGTTCGGCGCCATCATGGTTGTGGGAATGAACACTCTTGTGCGTTCCGGTGAAGACCTCATGGAACCGCGCAACCTCGCTATCGTGGCCCTCATCGTCATTTTCGGAGTCGGAGGCATGTCCGTACCTACCCCGTTCAGCGATGAATTCCGTCTCGGCGGAATCGGGCTGGCAGGCATACTCGGGGTTGTTCTCAACCTCATCCTGCCCAGACCGGCCAAATCAGAATAATAACGAAGTCCGATCAACCGGATTGTCCGGTTGATTTATATAGAGGCTTGTGAAGAGATATACCCGGACGGTGAAAGCTGTCCGGGTATGTTTTTTTAACTGGCTAACGTACGTTCTGAACTCTCAAATAAAGCACAAGCCCGGTCATGGTCAGAAGAATTCCGCCCCAGCCAAGGGGGCCGGGCAGGGCTCCGCCCAGAAACAGAACTTCTCCGAGCAGTGAAAAGACCACTTCCATGGATTGAGTGCAGTCTGCTGCGGCAAGTTCGGCCGCAGACCTTGCTTTGTGGCGTGCATAGAGAAAAAGGCTGGTCGCCGCCACCCCGGAGAAAACAGCCACAAGAGCCGTGTTCAGCAACTGATTTGTTGAGGGAACCGGAGGTTCAACCGCCACGATAAGCACTGCCCACAACGGCAGCGAACCGAGGGTAAGCAGCAGCACCCGGCAGAAGGGATCATCCATGGCAGGAGAATCCAGCCGGGGGATAAGCTTTCCTCCGCCGTTGCGGGCCTCCCATACCAACTGATTCCCCAGGGGATAGGCAAAGGCCGCAACCAGAACAGGCAGCGCACCGAGCAGCACGGCGTTCCATGAACTTTGCTCCACACTTTCAATATTCACCAGCAGGACCCCGGCAAAGATTATCAGGGTAAGCAGCATGGCCCGCAAAGGAATCTTCCGCCCGAAACCGAGAAGAACTATCGGGGTCGCCAGTATGGTTGTCTGCCATGTGGCGGCAACGACCCAGCCCGGAGCGTAAGAGGCGCTGAATGACAGGAGGGCGTAAAAAACGCCGAAACCGATTCCCCCGGCAATGGTCCAGAAAACGAAATGACGTCGGTACAGATCAAACGATTCAACCAGCAGCTTACGGCGCAGGACAAGAAGACCGGCACAAAGCAGTACGAGCATCCAGACGTATCTGAGGCTGGCCGACCAGACCCAGTGGCCGCCTTCAAGGCTCATGGCACGATTGAGAATGAATGTGGAACTGAAAAACAGGGCTGCCAGAATTCCGGTCAGGATAATCTTCATGGCTTTTCTCCGGAATATTTTGATAATGAATCTGAATGAGTATCCAATAGGCAATGGAAAGTCCACCGAACAGATAAAGGAAACAGGATATATAGCGAAAAATCAGACCGAAGACTTTCTGTATTTTTTACTTGGGCTCAATACGAAAAGGCTGAAACCGAACGTAACCGAAGTACGCGAGTTTCAGCCTTTTTCCTATATAACGAAACCGGAAGCGCTTTATAGGCAGCATACGGGATCAAACCCGCACACCGTCACAAAAGCTCTTCTATAACAGCCAGGAAGAAACTTGCCGCAACCGGCAGGATTTCGTCGTTGAAGTCGAAGCGGCTGTTATGCAGCGGAGCTGAATCTCGGCCGTTTCCTATCCAGACATAACACCCCTTGGTGTGCTGCATGAAGAAGGCATAATCCTCGGCGGCCATGGAGGATTCCAGACCTGTGAGGACA
This window harbors:
- a CDS encoding J domain-containing protein, producing the protein MSVKYKDYYKLLGVSRTAEKEEISKAFKKLARKYHPDLNPDNADAEQKFKEINEAYEVLKDPEKRKMYDQFGSDWEHGQNFRPPPGYENAHFGGFGGAGGGDFSDFFETIFGGGGGFSGASFGGASGFGGQGFGGQSFGGAGFQQRPRKGTDSETTLQLTLEEAYKGGSKSITVQERATGPGGHPMVQSKTLDVNIPAGIKDGQKIRLAGQGSPGPNDGPRGDLYLKIRLAPHQYFKVEDNNVILDLDLTPWEAALGTRVKLPTLEGMIEMNIPAGIGSGKKLRVKGRGMGSGARKGDQFVRIMIQVPKGDSEEMTRLWQEMAAKSDFNPRPF
- a CDS encoding multidrug resistance efflux transporter family protein, with the translated sequence MKIILTGILAALFFSSTFILNRAMSLEGGHWVWSASLRYVWMLVLLCAGLLVLRRKLLVESFDLYRRHFVFWTIAGGIGFGVFYALLSFSASYAPGWVVAATWQTTILATPIVLLGFGRKIPLRAMLLTLIIFAGVLLVNIESVEQSSWNAVLLGALPVLVAAFAYPLGNQLVWEARNGGGKLIPRLDSPAMDDPFCRVLLLTLGSLPLWAVLIVAVEPPVPSTNQLLNTALVAVFSGVAATSLFLYARHKARSAAELAAADCTQSMEVVFSLLGEVLFLGGALPGPLGWGGILLTMTGLVLYLRVQNVR
- the coaE gene encoding dephospho-CoA kinase (Dephospho-CoA kinase (CoaE) performs the final step in coenzyme A biosynthesis.); its protein translation is MCDNEAFPENEELLEDETTQAWERTASAFDRNVRLDKFWGTALEEDGVSRGKVQDWIKSGGATVDGKVCTKANLKLSGGERLTLEGESASGTLIPEDKPLEILFNDGSIAVVNKPAGLTTHPAPSCPTDTLVHRLIHHFPQIVDMDPWRPGIVHRLDKFTSGLISVALNEHDRLAMSAAFADREVKKTYLAIVHGVPEREFGDIDEPIGRHPVHKTRMSVLMKGGREARSSYTVLWSDPAGRASLVRVRIHTGRTHQIRVHMAHIGHPLLGDQVYGAREHALMVRENPKLAEFAGRQMLHAHSLSFTHPGTGERLDFLLPPPDDFVTLLKELNRSVQRVGLIGMPCSGKSAVLREFWEQGIPVFSADVSVAQAYEKDAPGWELIRQRFGNRFIDAETGNIDKPALFSSMCEDESVRREIMDIIHPIVRHEAEEFFVENVSSPLAVAEVPLLLEGGWHTEKLVDVVVGVHCPESRRTGELREKRSLPAETLAVFDSWQWDEKSKLACCSAVIENDAGLDKLKSETMRVLGELAALREQKEDDFSALLHRLFSEKEG
- the upp gene encoding uracil phosphoribosyltransferase; this encodes MAVHVVDHPLVRHKLGILREDGISTSRFRALAQEISRLLTYEATKDLVTEKKTIKGWAGDVEVEEIKGKKITVVPILRAGLGMMDGVLDMVPGARVSVVGFYRNEETLQPVEYYVKLASNIDERIALILDPMLATGGTLMATIDLLKKSGCTNIKGLFLVAAPEGIEKIVTAHPDVDIYVAAIDEKLNDVGYILPGLGDAGDKIFGTK
- a CDS encoding uracil-xanthine permease family protein — its product is MSTSSTDYNFRARDFVLGAQMLFVAFGALVLVPLLTGLDTNVALFTAGAGTLLFQIVTKGRVPVFLASSFAFIAPIIYGVQTWGIPSTLCGLAAAGLFYVILSFLIRLKGTEMLSRILPPVVTGPVIMVIGLILAPVAVFMATGKTGDGSAILVPEKTALILSMTSLAVTVAASLFGKGWLKLIPILCGIGAGYLVSIFLGLVSFEAVAAAPWIAMPNFTFPEWNLQAVLFIVPVAIAPAIEHFGDILAISSVAGKNYVEDPGIQNTMLGDGLATSLAACLGGPPNTTYSEVTGAVALVKAFNPAIMTWASIVAIVLAFCGKVGAFLATIPVPVMGGIMVLLFGAIMVVGMNTLVRSGEDLMEPRNLAIVALIVIFGVGGMSVPTPFSDEFRLGGIGLAGILGVVLNLILPRPAKSE
- a CDS encoding chaperone modulator CbpM codes for the protein MEIKKRSEAQPPSSSKRLVIEQVVEMTGLEETAVLELISMEWVRPGTTGDGQFLFETRDLYRLGKLSRLCKDLEITTTGGSIIVDLLERVEKLEARIEEMRKLI
- a CDS encoding rhomboid family intramembrane serine protease; the protein is MIPIRDNVPCLTTPYVLRAIMIINIAIFIFEQTLTPSGRLVLFHLLGVVPARFFNHEWAVAAGYPDAGTLPLFTYMFLHSNWLHIILNMWMLWIFADNIEDAVGHVRFVIFYLACGLAAIATQMAIDPAASAPVIGASGAVAGIMGGYLLLYPHGKVLTLFPVVIIPFFFKIPAWLFLLLWFAIQVVSGITDHFAGAAEKIAWAAHAGGFIAGMLMIKLFVRKDRCVYCYVRDKKDYELPEDF